In one Motacilla alba alba isolate MOTALB_02 chromosome 7, Motacilla_alba_V1.0_pri, whole genome shotgun sequence genomic region, the following are encoded:
- the ABI2 gene encoding abl interactor 2 isoform X8 produces MAELQMLLEEEIPGGRRALFDSYTNLERVAEYCETNYIQSADKQRALEETKAYTTQSLASVAYLINTLANNVLQMLDIQASQLRRMESSINHISQTVDIHKEKVARREIGILTTNKNTSRTHKIIAPANLERPVRYIRKPIDYTILDDIGHGVKWLLRFKVSTQNMKMGGLPRTTPPTQKPPSPPMSGKGTIGRHSPYRTLEPVRPPVVPNDYVPSPTRTMAPAQQSPVRTASVNQRNRTYSSGSSGGSHPSSRSSSRENSGSGSVGVPIAVPTPSPPSVYPGHPVQFYSMNRPAARHTPPTIGGSLPYRRPPSITSQTSLQNQMNGGPFYNQNPASLAPPPPSILQVTPQLPLMGFVARVQENISDTPPPPPPVDEQVFDESPPPPPPPEDYEEEEAAVVEYSDPYAEEDPPWAPRTYLEKVVAIYDYTKDKEDELSFQEGAIIYVIKKNDDGWYEGVMNGVTGLFPGNYVESIMHYSE; encoded by the exons TCAGCAGATAAGCAGCGAGCCCTGGAAGAAACCAAAGCCTACACAACGCAGTCCTTAGCAAGCGTAGCCTATCTGATCAACACTTTGGCCAACAATGTTCTCCAAATGCTGGATATCCAGGCATCCCAGCTCCGGCGCATGGAATCTTCAATCAACCACATTTCACAA ACGGTGGACATTCACAAAGAGAAAGTTGCTAGAAGAGAAATTGGTATCTTGActacaaacaaaaacacctcaAGAACTCACAAAATCATTGCACCAGCTAACTTGGAGCGACCAGTTCGCTACATCAGGAAACCTATTGATTATACAATTCTAGATGATATTGGACATGGAGTGAAG TGGTTGCTTAGATTTAAG GTCAGCACCCAGAATATGAAGATGGGTGGGCTGCCTCGCACAACACCACCCACCCAGAAGCCACCAAGTCCACCCATGTCAGGAAAAGGAACTATTGG GCGGCACTCCCCGTACCGCACGCTGGAGCCGGTGCGGCCCCCGGTGGTGCCCAACGATTACGTGCCGAGCCCGACGCGCACCATGGCCCcggcccagcagagccccgtCAGAACGGCCTCGGTCAACCAGCGCAACCGCACCTACAG cagtggcagtaGTGGAGGAAGCCACCCAAGTAGTCGGAGCAGCAGTCGAGAGAACAGTGGAAGTGGAAGTGTAGGTGTTCCCATTGCTGTTCCCACACCATCTCCTCCTAGTGTCTATCCAG GTCACCCAGTTCAGTTCTACAGCATGAACAGGCCTGCAGCTCGGCACACGCCCCCGACCATCGGGGGCTCTTTGCCGTATCGGCGGCCGCCTTCCATCACATCACAGACGAGCCTTCAGAACCAGATGAATGGGGGCCCCTTCTACAACCAGAACCCAG CATCCCTtgctcctcctcccccctccaTCCTACAGGTAACTCCACAGTTACCACTAATGGGATTTGTGGCCAGAGTTCAAGAAAACA TTTCAGATACTCCTCCCCCCCCACCGCCCGTGGACGAGCAGGTGTTTGATGAGTCTCCACCCCCACCCCCGCCTCCAGAGGATtatgaggaggaggaagcagctgtggTGGAGTACAGCGATCCCTATGCTGAGGAGGACCCTCCCTGGGCACCGAGGACATACTTAGAAAAGG TGGTGGCAATCTATGACTACACCAAGGACAAGGAAGATGAGCTCTCATTTCAGGAAGGTGCCATCATTTATGTCATCAAGAAAAATGATGATGGCTGGTATGAGGGGGTCATGAATGGAGTGACGGGGCTGTTCCCAGGGAACTATGTGGAGTCGATCATGCATTACTCAGAGTGA
- the ABI2 gene encoding abl interactor 2 isoform X14, whose amino-acid sequence MAELQMLLEEEIPGGRRALFDSYTNLERVAEYCETNYIQSADKQRALEETKAYTTQSLASVAYLINTLANNVLQMLDIQASQLRRMESSINHISQTVDIHKEKVARREIGILTTNKNTSRTHKIIAPANLERPVRYIRKPIDYTILDDIGHGVKVSTQNMKMGGLPRTTPPTQKPPSPPMSGKGTIGRHSPYRTLEPVRPPVVPNDYVPSPTRTMAPAQQSPVRTASVNQRNRTYSSSGSSGGSHPSSRSSSRENSGSGSVGVPIAVPTPSPPSVYPGHPVQFYSMNRPAARHTPPTIGGSLPYRRPPSITSQTSLQNQMNGGPFYNQNPVSDTPPPPPPVDEQVFDESPPPPPPPEDYEEEEAAVVEYSDPYAEEDPPWAPRTYLEKVVAIYDYTKDKEDELSFQEGAIIYVIKKNDDGWYEGVMNGVTGLFPGNYVESIMHYSE is encoded by the exons TCAGCAGATAAGCAGCGAGCCCTGGAAGAAACCAAAGCCTACACAACGCAGTCCTTAGCAAGCGTAGCCTATCTGATCAACACTTTGGCCAACAATGTTCTCCAAATGCTGGATATCCAGGCATCCCAGCTCCGGCGCATGGAATCTTCAATCAACCACATTTCACAA ACGGTGGACATTCACAAAGAGAAAGTTGCTAGAAGAGAAATTGGTATCTTGActacaaacaaaaacacctcaAGAACTCACAAAATCATTGCACCAGCTAACTTGGAGCGACCAGTTCGCTACATCAGGAAACCTATTGATTATACAATTCTAGATGATATTGGACATGGAGTGAAG GTCAGCACCCAGAATATGAAGATGGGTGGGCTGCCTCGCACAACACCACCCACCCAGAAGCCACCAAGTCCACCCATGTCAGGAAAAGGAACTATTGG GCGGCACTCCCCGTACCGCACGCTGGAGCCGGTGCGGCCCCCGGTGGTGCCCAACGATTACGTGCCGAGCCCGACGCGCACCATGGCCCcggcccagcagagccccgtCAGAACGGCCTCGGTCAACCAGCGCAACCGCACCTACAG cagcagtggcagtaGTGGAGGAAGCCACCCAAGTAGTCGGAGCAGCAGTCGAGAGAACAGTGGAAGTGGAAGTGTAGGTGTTCCCATTGCTGTTCCCACACCATCTCCTCCTAGTGTCTATCCAG GTCACCCAGTTCAGTTCTACAGCATGAACAGGCCTGCAGCTCGGCACACGCCCCCGACCATCGGGGGCTCTTTGCCGTATCGGCGGCCGCCTTCCATCACATCACAGACGAGCCTTCAGAACCAGATGAATGGGGGCCCCTTCTACAACCAGAACCCAG TTTCAGATACTCCTCCCCCCCCACCGCCCGTGGACGAGCAGGTGTTTGATGAGTCTCCACCCCCACCCCCGCCTCCAGAGGATtatgaggaggaggaagcagctgtggTGGAGTACAGCGATCCCTATGCTGAGGAGGACCCTCCCTGGGCACCGAGGACATACTTAGAAAAGG TGGTGGCAATCTATGACTACACCAAGGACAAGGAAGATGAGCTCTCATTTCAGGAAGGTGCCATCATTTATGTCATCAAGAAAAATGATGATGGCTGGTATGAGGGGGTCATGAATGGAGTGACGGGGCTGTTCCCAGGGAACTATGTGGAGTCGATCATGCATTACTCAGAGTGA
- the ABI2 gene encoding abl interactor 2 isoform X5 — protein MAELQMLLEEEIPGGRRALFDSYTNLERVAEYCETNYIQSADKQRALEETKAYTTQSLASVAYLINTLANNVLQMLDIQASQLRRMESSINHISQTVDIHKEKVARREIGILTTNKNTSRTHKIIAPANLERPVRYIRKPIDYTILDDIGHGVKWLLRFKVSTQNMKMGGLPRTTPPTQKPPSPPMSGKGTIGRHSPYRTLEPVRPPVVPNDYVPSPTRTMAPAQQSPVRTASVNQRNRTYSSGSSGGSHPSSRSSSRENSGSGSVGVPIAVPTPSPPSVYPAPAGSAGTSPLPATSAPAPTPPAPPAPSSAAPDAAAAAAGAQPLADGFTSPTPPAVSSTPSAGHPVQFYSMNRPAARHTPPTIGGSLPYRRPPSITSQTSLQNQMNGGPFYNQNPVSDTPPPPPPVDEQVFDESPPPPPPPEDYEEEEAAVVEYSDPYAEEDPPWAPRTYLEKVVAIYDYTKDKEDELSFQEGAIIYVIKKNDDGWYEGVMNGVTGLFPGNYVESIMHYSE, from the exons TCAGCAGATAAGCAGCGAGCCCTGGAAGAAACCAAAGCCTACACAACGCAGTCCTTAGCAAGCGTAGCCTATCTGATCAACACTTTGGCCAACAATGTTCTCCAAATGCTGGATATCCAGGCATCCCAGCTCCGGCGCATGGAATCTTCAATCAACCACATTTCACAA ACGGTGGACATTCACAAAGAGAAAGTTGCTAGAAGAGAAATTGGTATCTTGActacaaacaaaaacacctcaAGAACTCACAAAATCATTGCACCAGCTAACTTGGAGCGACCAGTTCGCTACATCAGGAAACCTATTGATTATACAATTCTAGATGATATTGGACATGGAGTGAAG TGGTTGCTTAGATTTAAG GTCAGCACCCAGAATATGAAGATGGGTGGGCTGCCTCGCACAACACCACCCACCCAGAAGCCACCAAGTCCACCCATGTCAGGAAAAGGAACTATTGG GCGGCACTCCCCGTACCGCACGCTGGAGCCGGTGCGGCCCCCGGTGGTGCCCAACGATTACGTGCCGAGCCCGACGCGCACCATGGCCCcggcccagcagagccccgtCAGAACGGCCTCGGTCAACCAGCGCAACCGCACCTACAG cagtggcagtaGTGGAGGAAGCCACCCAAGTAGTCGGAGCAGCAGTCGAGAGAACAGTGGAAGTGGAAGTGTAGGTGTTCCCATTGCTGTTCCCACACCATCTCCTCCTAGTGTCTATCCAG CCCCTGCTGGCTCAGCTGGCACTTCTCCCCTTCCTGCtacctctgctcctgcccccactcctcctgctcctcctgccccttcctccgCTGccccagatgctgctgctgctgctgcaggagctcagccccTTGCTGATGGCTTCACCTCTCCAACTCCCCCTGCTGTTTCTTCCACACCCTCTGCAG GTCACCCAGTTCAGTTCTACAGCATGAACAGGCCTGCAGCTCGGCACACGCCCCCGACCATCGGGGGCTCTTTGCCGTATCGGCGGCCGCCTTCCATCACATCACAGACGAGCCTTCAGAACCAGATGAATGGGGGCCCCTTCTACAACCAGAACCCAG TTTCAGATACTCCTCCCCCCCCACCGCCCGTGGACGAGCAGGTGTTTGATGAGTCTCCACCCCCACCCCCGCCTCCAGAGGATtatgaggaggaggaagcagctgtggTGGAGTACAGCGATCCCTATGCTGAGGAGGACCCTCCCTGGGCACCGAGGACATACTTAGAAAAGG TGGTGGCAATCTATGACTACACCAAGGACAAGGAAGATGAGCTCTCATTTCAGGAAGGTGCCATCATTTATGTCATCAAGAAAAATGATGATGGCTGGTATGAGGGGGTCATGAATGGAGTGACGGGGCTGTTCCCAGGGAACTATGTGGAGTCGATCATGCATTACTCAGAGTGA
- the ABI2 gene encoding abl interactor 2 isoform X7 — MAELQMLLEEEIPGGRRALFDSYTNLERVAEYCETNYIQSADKQRALEETKAYTTQSLASVAYLINTLANNVLQMLDIQASQLRRMESSINHISQTVDIHKEKVARREIGILTTNKNTSRTHKIIAPANLERPVRYIRKPIDYTILDDIGHGVKWLLRFKVSTQNMKMGGLPRTTPPTQKPPSPPMSGKGTIGRHSPYRTLEPVRPPVVPNDYVPSPTRTMAPAQQSPVRTASVNQRNRTYSSSGSSGGSHPSSRSSSRENSGSGSVGVPIAVPTPSPPSVYPGHPVQFYSMNRPAARHTPPTIGGSLPYRRPPSITSQTSLQNQMNGGPFYNQNPASLAPPPPSILQVTPQLPLMGFVARVQENISDTPPPPPPVDEQVFDESPPPPPPPEDYEEEEAAVVEYSDPYAEEDPPWAPRTYLEKVVAIYDYTKDKEDELSFQEGAIIYVIKKNDDGWYEGVMNGVTGLFPGNYVESIMHYSE, encoded by the exons TCAGCAGATAAGCAGCGAGCCCTGGAAGAAACCAAAGCCTACACAACGCAGTCCTTAGCAAGCGTAGCCTATCTGATCAACACTTTGGCCAACAATGTTCTCCAAATGCTGGATATCCAGGCATCCCAGCTCCGGCGCATGGAATCTTCAATCAACCACATTTCACAA ACGGTGGACATTCACAAAGAGAAAGTTGCTAGAAGAGAAATTGGTATCTTGActacaaacaaaaacacctcaAGAACTCACAAAATCATTGCACCAGCTAACTTGGAGCGACCAGTTCGCTACATCAGGAAACCTATTGATTATACAATTCTAGATGATATTGGACATGGAGTGAAG TGGTTGCTTAGATTTAAG GTCAGCACCCAGAATATGAAGATGGGTGGGCTGCCTCGCACAACACCACCCACCCAGAAGCCACCAAGTCCACCCATGTCAGGAAAAGGAACTATTGG GCGGCACTCCCCGTACCGCACGCTGGAGCCGGTGCGGCCCCCGGTGGTGCCCAACGATTACGTGCCGAGCCCGACGCGCACCATGGCCCcggcccagcagagccccgtCAGAACGGCCTCGGTCAACCAGCGCAACCGCACCTACAG cagcagtggcagtaGTGGAGGAAGCCACCCAAGTAGTCGGAGCAGCAGTCGAGAGAACAGTGGAAGTGGAAGTGTAGGTGTTCCCATTGCTGTTCCCACACCATCTCCTCCTAGTGTCTATCCAG GTCACCCAGTTCAGTTCTACAGCATGAACAGGCCTGCAGCTCGGCACACGCCCCCGACCATCGGGGGCTCTTTGCCGTATCGGCGGCCGCCTTCCATCACATCACAGACGAGCCTTCAGAACCAGATGAATGGGGGCCCCTTCTACAACCAGAACCCAG CATCCCTtgctcctcctcccccctccaTCCTACAGGTAACTCCACAGTTACCACTAATGGGATTTGTGGCCAGAGTTCAAGAAAACA TTTCAGATACTCCTCCCCCCCCACCGCCCGTGGACGAGCAGGTGTTTGATGAGTCTCCACCCCCACCCCCGCCTCCAGAGGATtatgaggaggaggaagcagctgtggTGGAGTACAGCGATCCCTATGCTGAGGAGGACCCTCCCTGGGCACCGAGGACATACTTAGAAAAGG TGGTGGCAATCTATGACTACACCAAGGACAAGGAAGATGAGCTCTCATTTCAGGAAGGTGCCATCATTTATGTCATCAAGAAAAATGATGATGGCTGGTATGAGGGGGTCATGAATGGAGTGACGGGGCTGTTCCCAGGGAACTATGTGGAGTCGATCATGCATTACTCAGAGTGA
- the ABI2 gene encoding abl interactor 2 isoform X18 translates to MAELQMLLEEEIPGGRRALFDSYTNLERVAEYCETNYIQSADKQRALEETKAYTTQSLASVAYLINTLANNVLQMLDIQASQLRRMESSINHISQVSTQNMKMGGLPRTTPPTQKPPSPPMSGKGTIGRHSPYRTLEPVRPPVVPNDYVPSPTRTMAPAQQSPVRTASVNQRNRTYSSSGSSGGSHPSSRSSSRENSGSGSVGVPIAVPTPSPPSVYPAPAGSAGTSPLPATSAPAPTPPAPPAPSSAAPDAAAAAAGAQPLADGFTSPTPPAVSSTPSAGHPVQFYSMNRPAARHTPPTIGGSLPYRRPPSITSQTSLQNQMNGGPFYNQNPVSDTPPPPPPVDEQVFDESPPPPPPPEDYEEEEAAVVEYSDPYAEEDPPWAPRTYLEKVVAIYDYTKDKEDELSFQEGAIIYVIKKNDDGWYEGVMNGVTGLFPGNYVESIMHYSE, encoded by the exons TCAGCAGATAAGCAGCGAGCCCTGGAAGAAACCAAAGCCTACACAACGCAGTCCTTAGCAAGCGTAGCCTATCTGATCAACACTTTGGCCAACAATGTTCTCCAAATGCTGGATATCCAGGCATCCCAGCTCCGGCGCATGGAATCTTCAATCAACCACATTTCACAA GTCAGCACCCAGAATATGAAGATGGGTGGGCTGCCTCGCACAACACCACCCACCCAGAAGCCACCAAGTCCACCCATGTCAGGAAAAGGAACTATTGG GCGGCACTCCCCGTACCGCACGCTGGAGCCGGTGCGGCCCCCGGTGGTGCCCAACGATTACGTGCCGAGCCCGACGCGCACCATGGCCCcggcccagcagagccccgtCAGAACGGCCTCGGTCAACCAGCGCAACCGCACCTACAG cagcagtggcagtaGTGGAGGAAGCCACCCAAGTAGTCGGAGCAGCAGTCGAGAGAACAGTGGAAGTGGAAGTGTAGGTGTTCCCATTGCTGTTCCCACACCATCTCCTCCTAGTGTCTATCCAG CCCCTGCTGGCTCAGCTGGCACTTCTCCCCTTCCTGCtacctctgctcctgcccccactcctcctgctcctcctgccccttcctccgCTGccccagatgctgctgctgctgctgcaggagctcagccccTTGCTGATGGCTTCACCTCTCCAACTCCCCCTGCTGTTTCTTCCACACCCTCTGCAG GTCACCCAGTTCAGTTCTACAGCATGAACAGGCCTGCAGCTCGGCACACGCCCCCGACCATCGGGGGCTCTTTGCCGTATCGGCGGCCGCCTTCCATCACATCACAGACGAGCCTTCAGAACCAGATGAATGGGGGCCCCTTCTACAACCAGAACCCAG TTTCAGATACTCCTCCCCCCCCACCGCCCGTGGACGAGCAGGTGTTTGATGAGTCTCCACCCCCACCCCCGCCTCCAGAGGATtatgaggaggaggaagcagctgtggTGGAGTACAGCGATCCCTATGCTGAGGAGGACCCTCCCTGGGCACCGAGGACATACTTAGAAAAGG TGGTGGCAATCTATGACTACACCAAGGACAAGGAAGATGAGCTCTCATTTCAGGAAGGTGCCATCATTTATGTCATCAAGAAAAATGATGATGGCTGGTATGAGGGGGTCATGAATGGAGTGACGGGGCTGTTCCCAGGGAACTATGTGGAGTCGATCATGCATTACTCAGAGTGA
- the ABI2 gene encoding abl interactor 2 isoform X15 produces MAELQMLLEEEIPGGRRALFDSYTNLERVAEYCETNYIQSADKQRALEETKAYTTQSLASVAYLINTLANNVLQMLDIQASQLRRMESSINHISQTVDIHKEKVARREIGILTTNKNTSRTHKIIAPANLERPVRYIRKPIDYTILDDIGHGVKVSTQNMKMGGLPRTTPPTQKPPSPPMSGKGTIGRHSPYRTLEPVRPPVVPNDYVPSPTRTMAPAQQSPVRTASVNQRNRTYSSGSSGGSHPSSRSSSRENSGSGSVGVPIAVPTPSPPSVYPGHPVQFYSMNRPAARHTPPTIGGSLPYRRPPSITSQTSLQNQMNGGPFYNQNPVSDTPPPPPPVDEQVFDESPPPPPPPEDYEEEEAAVVEYSDPYAEEDPPWAPRTYLEKVVAIYDYTKDKEDELSFQEGAIIYVIKKNDDGWYEGVMNGVTGLFPGNYVESIMHYSE; encoded by the exons TCAGCAGATAAGCAGCGAGCCCTGGAAGAAACCAAAGCCTACACAACGCAGTCCTTAGCAAGCGTAGCCTATCTGATCAACACTTTGGCCAACAATGTTCTCCAAATGCTGGATATCCAGGCATCCCAGCTCCGGCGCATGGAATCTTCAATCAACCACATTTCACAA ACGGTGGACATTCACAAAGAGAAAGTTGCTAGAAGAGAAATTGGTATCTTGActacaaacaaaaacacctcaAGAACTCACAAAATCATTGCACCAGCTAACTTGGAGCGACCAGTTCGCTACATCAGGAAACCTATTGATTATACAATTCTAGATGATATTGGACATGGAGTGAAG GTCAGCACCCAGAATATGAAGATGGGTGGGCTGCCTCGCACAACACCACCCACCCAGAAGCCACCAAGTCCACCCATGTCAGGAAAAGGAACTATTGG GCGGCACTCCCCGTACCGCACGCTGGAGCCGGTGCGGCCCCCGGTGGTGCCCAACGATTACGTGCCGAGCCCGACGCGCACCATGGCCCcggcccagcagagccccgtCAGAACGGCCTCGGTCAACCAGCGCAACCGCACCTACAG cagtggcagtaGTGGAGGAAGCCACCCAAGTAGTCGGAGCAGCAGTCGAGAGAACAGTGGAAGTGGAAGTGTAGGTGTTCCCATTGCTGTTCCCACACCATCTCCTCCTAGTGTCTATCCAG GTCACCCAGTTCAGTTCTACAGCATGAACAGGCCTGCAGCTCGGCACACGCCCCCGACCATCGGGGGCTCTTTGCCGTATCGGCGGCCGCCTTCCATCACATCACAGACGAGCCTTCAGAACCAGATGAATGGGGGCCCCTTCTACAACCAGAACCCAG TTTCAGATACTCCTCCCCCCCCACCGCCCGTGGACGAGCAGGTGTTTGATGAGTCTCCACCCCCACCCCCGCCTCCAGAGGATtatgaggaggaggaagcagctgtggTGGAGTACAGCGATCCCTATGCTGAGGAGGACCCTCCCTGGGCACCGAGGACATACTTAGAAAAGG TGGTGGCAATCTATGACTACACCAAGGACAAGGAAGATGAGCTCTCATTTCAGGAAGGTGCCATCATTTATGTCATCAAGAAAAATGATGATGGCTGGTATGAGGGGGTCATGAATGGAGTGACGGGGCTGTTCCCAGGGAACTATGTGGAGTCGATCATGCATTACTCAGAGTGA
- the ABI2 gene encoding abl interactor 2 isoform X17 gives MAELQMLLEEEIPGGRRALFDSYTNLERVAEYCETNYIQSADKQRALEETKAYTTQSLASVAYLINTLANNVLQMLDIQASQLRRMESSINHISQVSTQNMKMGGLPRTTPPTQKPPSPPMSGKGTIGRHSPYRTLEPVRPPVVPNDYVPSPTRTMAPAQQSPVRTASVNQRNRTYSSGSSGGSHPSSRSSSRENSGSGSVGVPIAVPTPSPPSVYPGHPVQFYSMNRPAARHTPPTIGGSLPYRRPPSITSQTSLQNQMNGGPFYNQNPVSDTPPPPPPVDEQVFDESPPPPPPPEDYEEEEAAVVEYSDPYAEEDPPWAPRTYLEKVVAIYDYTKDKEDELSFQEGAIIYVIKKNDDGWYEGVMNGVTGLFPGNYVESIMHYSE, from the exons TCAGCAGATAAGCAGCGAGCCCTGGAAGAAACCAAAGCCTACACAACGCAGTCCTTAGCAAGCGTAGCCTATCTGATCAACACTTTGGCCAACAATGTTCTCCAAATGCTGGATATCCAGGCATCCCAGCTCCGGCGCATGGAATCTTCAATCAACCACATTTCACAA GTCAGCACCCAGAATATGAAGATGGGTGGGCTGCCTCGCACAACACCACCCACCCAGAAGCCACCAAGTCCACCCATGTCAGGAAAAGGAACTATTGG GCGGCACTCCCCGTACCGCACGCTGGAGCCGGTGCGGCCCCCGGTGGTGCCCAACGATTACGTGCCGAGCCCGACGCGCACCATGGCCCcggcccagcagagccccgtCAGAACGGCCTCGGTCAACCAGCGCAACCGCACCTACAG cagtggcagtaGTGGAGGAAGCCACCCAAGTAGTCGGAGCAGCAGTCGAGAGAACAGTGGAAGTGGAAGTGTAGGTGTTCCCATTGCTGTTCCCACACCATCTCCTCCTAGTGTCTATCCAG GTCACCCAGTTCAGTTCTACAGCATGAACAGGCCTGCAGCTCGGCACACGCCCCCGACCATCGGGGGCTCTTTGCCGTATCGGCGGCCGCCTTCCATCACATCACAGACGAGCCTTCAGAACCAGATGAATGGGGGCCCCTTCTACAACCAGAACCCAG TTTCAGATACTCCTCCCCCCCCACCGCCCGTGGACGAGCAGGTGTTTGATGAGTCTCCACCCCCACCCCCGCCTCCAGAGGATtatgaggaggaggaagcagctgtggTGGAGTACAGCGATCCCTATGCTGAGGAGGACCCTCCCTGGGCACCGAGGACATACTTAGAAAAGG TGGTGGCAATCTATGACTACACCAAGGACAAGGAAGATGAGCTCTCATTTCAGGAAGGTGCCATCATTTATGTCATCAAGAAAAATGATGATGGCTGGTATGAGGGGGTCATGAATGGAGTGACGGGGCTGTTCCCAGGGAACTATGTGGAGTCGATCATGCATTACTCAGAGTGA
- the ABI2 gene encoding abl interactor 2 isoform X9 has product MAELQMLLEEEIPGGRRALFDSYTNLERVAEYCETNYIQSADKQRALEETKAYTTQSLASVAYLINTLANNVLQMLDIQASQLRRMESSINHISQVSTQNMKMGGLPRTTPPTQKPPSPPMSGKGTIGRHSPYRTLEPVRPPVVPNDYVPSPTRTMAPAQQSPVRTASVNQRNRTYSSSGSSGGSHPSSRSSSRENSGSGSVGVPIAVPTPSPPSVYPAPAGSAGTSPLPATSAPAPTPPAPPAPSSAAPDAAAAAAGAQPLADGFTSPTPPAVSSTPSAGHPVQFYSMNRPAARHTPPTIGGSLPYRRPPSITSQTSLQNQMNGGPFYNQNPASLAPPPPSILQVTPQLPLMGFVARVQENISDTPPPPPPVDEQVFDESPPPPPPPEDYEEEEAAVVEYSDPYAEEDPPWAPRTYLEKVVAIYDYTKDKEDELSFQEGAIIYVIKKNDDGWYEGVMNGVTGLFPGNYVESIMHYSE; this is encoded by the exons TCAGCAGATAAGCAGCGAGCCCTGGAAGAAACCAAAGCCTACACAACGCAGTCCTTAGCAAGCGTAGCCTATCTGATCAACACTTTGGCCAACAATGTTCTCCAAATGCTGGATATCCAGGCATCCCAGCTCCGGCGCATGGAATCTTCAATCAACCACATTTCACAA GTCAGCACCCAGAATATGAAGATGGGTGGGCTGCCTCGCACAACACCACCCACCCAGAAGCCACCAAGTCCACCCATGTCAGGAAAAGGAACTATTGG GCGGCACTCCCCGTACCGCACGCTGGAGCCGGTGCGGCCCCCGGTGGTGCCCAACGATTACGTGCCGAGCCCGACGCGCACCATGGCCCcggcccagcagagccccgtCAGAACGGCCTCGGTCAACCAGCGCAACCGCACCTACAG cagcagtggcagtaGTGGAGGAAGCCACCCAAGTAGTCGGAGCAGCAGTCGAGAGAACAGTGGAAGTGGAAGTGTAGGTGTTCCCATTGCTGTTCCCACACCATCTCCTCCTAGTGTCTATCCAG CCCCTGCTGGCTCAGCTGGCACTTCTCCCCTTCCTGCtacctctgctcctgcccccactcctcctgctcctcctgccccttcctccgCTGccccagatgctgctgctgctgctgcaggagctcagccccTTGCTGATGGCTTCACCTCTCCAACTCCCCCTGCTGTTTCTTCCACACCCTCTGCAG GTCACCCAGTTCAGTTCTACAGCATGAACAGGCCTGCAGCTCGGCACACGCCCCCGACCATCGGGGGCTCTTTGCCGTATCGGCGGCCGCCTTCCATCACATCACAGACGAGCCTTCAGAACCAGATGAATGGGGGCCCCTTCTACAACCAGAACCCAG CATCCCTtgctcctcctcccccctccaTCCTACAGGTAACTCCACAGTTACCACTAATGGGATTTGTGGCCAGAGTTCAAGAAAACA TTTCAGATACTCCTCCCCCCCCACCGCCCGTGGACGAGCAGGTGTTTGATGAGTCTCCACCCCCACCCCCGCCTCCAGAGGATtatgaggaggaggaagcagctgtggTGGAGTACAGCGATCCCTATGCTGAGGAGGACCCTCCCTGGGCACCGAGGACATACTTAGAAAAGG TGGTGGCAATCTATGACTACACCAAGGACAAGGAAGATGAGCTCTCATTTCAGGAAGGTGCCATCATTTATGTCATCAAGAAAAATGATGATGGCTGGTATGAGGGGGTCATGAATGGAGTGACGGGGCTGTTCCCAGGGAACTATGTGGAGTCGATCATGCATTACTCAGAGTGA